GTGCTGCCGTAGTGAGCCAGGTAGGTAAGAGATTATACAATCGTGTCTATGGCATCCAAATTGTGCCTAAAGTTTGTTCAAATGTGTCCAATCTTCACGCCAGATGAAGCGCACAGTGATTGATGCTGGTTGAGTTGGATGGATAGTGGATGTATGTTGCTGTGCtcttggtgttgttgctttgttcttCGAGTACAATCGGGCAGCAAAAAACTCCCCGTCACAAGTAGAGacagacaaagagaaagagacatcTAAACCAAAACAGCCGTGGGCAGGAAGAAACCTAGTCAGACTTTATCTTCTTAATGCTCTACGATCGAAGAAGACTAAACCCGGAACCGACGCGGTCTACCGGATTTGTGCCTGATTGTATTAATCTCTTGTGCTTCGTCCACCCTGCAACTCGTCTCGATTacagaaaattgaaattgaatgtaTCGGTAACATCCACCAAATTGATTTCCATCGAGCGTCCCAGCACAAAACACTTCTTCTTTCTGGCGTGCTTGCGTAAACTTTAGTCCTTCGGTTCCTCACGGTACCCATCCGAGTACTGCTCGCGACCGCTCATTTTCAGGATGGCCTTGCTGTCCGCATTTCCATCGAGAATAGACCGGGCACCGGATTTTTCGTCctccttaaaaaaaaacagaacaaaacggTGAACTTCCAGGCTTCCTGAAATAACGCACACCAATACTCACGCCCTCATCCTCCTTAACCGGTTTGTCACCGACACCCCATACTTCGACGTTTCTCACGTTGAATTTCTTGGTGGCGCTAAGCTGCAGGTAGCCCTTGTACGTCGTGCAAGATTCTGAACACTCTCCAATGCCATACTCGCAATCCAGCCAGAAGCCCCAATAGTTATGCTGACCTCCCATTCCCTGAGCAGCATCAAATAGGAGAAGAAATATGCCGGTTGATGAGAAATTCATTAAATATCGATTTAATGAGACATAACGTAACATCGCATCAGTTGCAGTTTTCTCTCACTTACCATTCCGTTTGGGATCGTTTGCTGATGAAGATTTAAGTACTGGTAGTGATCATTGAAGCCGGTGCTAGGAAAGCACCGCATCTTTGGCCGCAAGGTGAAGAGAAACGAGTTCTCGTTACCGACAAAGTTAGGGCTGAGGGCCCACGAATCGGTCGCGTAACCACCAAAGATATAGCCATTTGCATCCTCCACTATCACCACCGTCGGGCCCTGATCCATAATGCGCCCTGCGACAAGCGAGTAAAGCGACAGGTTGGTTAACAGATGGCCTTTGATTTGCATATTGCAGCATACACATTGCCCGTCGCCACGGCCCAGCGACCCTTACCCAGCAAGGTGGAGAAACTTTCGCCATGTATTTGGGAAGAGAACAGGAAGCGCCACTTATTTCGCTGTGCATCTGGGAGGTTGGTATTGATGAACAGCATCTGCGACAGATCGGTGAACGCCGGATAGTCCGGCACGTACTGGAGACCCTCGCAGTACGGTAGCATCGATTGTAGTGCCTCCTGCGGGATAATGCTTTTTCGTGCATTGGCCTCCGCCTCCGAGGCGTTCTTCACGTTCCGATAGTGGTACAGGTGCGCGAACACGTGTTCCAGCATCTTGAGAAAGGTGGGATTTTTGTGCAACCTAGGACAAATGGTGTTAGTAACGTAAAGATGTTGCAGGAAACCGACTTAACTTACCACCGTTCGGCATCGGATCGAGTCACCTTTTGTGTTCCCTGCTGAACCACATCGTACGCCAAACTTTCCGCAAGCTTCTGTATGCAATCTTTCACTATGCGGAAGCCACGCGATTCCCAAGACTTGTACTGTGGACCACCCTCCAGACGTATCGCTCGCATATAGCTGCTCACTACCGCCTCAACGTACTACGTACCAGAGTATGTGCAACAAGTACAAATCAATAGAAGGGAAGTCTACATGAGGGGAAAGAGCAGGTGTTAATGTACCTACCTCTTTGATAAGCGGATATGCAATTTCGGTGGACTCCTGCTCGGGTTGCTGACCGAGGCTGCACAGCAGCACGTTGATCCGCTCATCGATTGTGCCTCGTACGCAGAATACGTACAGCTCCGCGAACCGCTGGAACTCGACGACCGGCGACCGCGAGCCGAGCGGACCGAACAGAAAGTTGGTGATATACTGCGCCAACCGGGGATCCATCTGCGAGCCCCAGAATTTctacaa
The sequence above is a segment of the Anopheles darlingi chromosome 2, idAnoDarlMG_H_01, whole genome shotgun sequence genome. Coding sequences within it:
- the LOC125952581 gene encoding MTOR-associated protein MEAK7 translates to MGNSSTKLAEKCSLLAKSEVPVVASSFKLVSKNSERIKEDDLMKFWGSQMDPRLAQYITNFLFGPLGSRSPVVEFQRFAELYVFCVRGTIDERINVLLCSLGQQPEQESTEIAYPLIKEYVEAVVSSYMRAIRLEGGPQYKSWESRGFRIVKDCIQKLAESLAYDVVQQGTQKVTRSDAERWLHKNPTFLKMLEHVFAHLYHYRNVKNASEAEANARKSIIPQEALQSMLPYCEGLQYVPDYPAFTDLSQMLFINTNLPDAQRNKWRFLFSSQIHGESFSTLLGRIMDQGPTVVIVEDANGYIFGGYATDSWALSPNFVGNENSFLFTLRPKMRCFPSTGFNDHYQYLNLHQQTIPNGMGMGGQHNYWGFWLDCEYGIGECSESCTTYKGYLQLSATKKFNVRNVEVWGVGDKPVKEDEGEDEKSGARSILDGNADSKAILKMSGREQYSDGYREEPKD